One Fusarium musae strain F31 chromosome 6, whole genome shotgun sequence DNA segment encodes these proteins:
- a CDS encoding hypothetical protein (SMCOG1006:acyl-CoA dehydrogenase~antiSMASH:Cluster_6.1) — MRTKAFAIATFSRQSLSRLTRQSARPLSTPRSSLRSPALRLIHSRATEYLPSNLPEWTESQRSVREAISKICVKYTDEYWLERDTKHKFPWELYNDLASNGWLGICLPEEYGGAGLGISEAAVMLQTISESGAGMNGASSVHMNIFGLEPVAKFGTKEQKERWLVPLIQGKERACFGVTEPNTGLDTLRLQSSATRDGDIYRLKGSKIWISTAQVAEKILILARTTPLDQVKSPSHGLSLFYTDLDRSAVTVTEIPKMGRSAVDSNTLFFEDWKVPASDMIGKEGDGFKMIMHGMNAERVLVGAEALGIGYAALRRASNYVNERVVFGNTVGKYQGIQHPLAECWMNLESARLMIYLAARLYDQGYEDGEYANAGKYLASESAFKAAERAILSHGGMGYAKEYHVERYLREAMLSRIAPISGEMIKNYIGQKVLGLPKSY; from the coding sequence ATGCGAACTAAGGCATTTGCCATTGCCACCTTCTCACGGCAATCTCTATCGCGTTTAACGAGACAGTCGGCGAGGCCCCTTTCGACACCGAGATCTAGTTTGAGGAGCCCAGCCTTGAGACTGATTCATTCCCGTGCCACAGAGTACCTCCCCAGTAACCTTCCAGAGTGGACTGAGTCTCAAAGATCTGTCCGTGAAGCCATTTCAAAGATCTGTGTTAAATACACGGATGAGTATTGGCTTGAAAGGGATACAAAACACAAGTTTCCGTGGGAACTTTACAATGACCTAGCTTCTAACGGCTGGCTGGGTATTTGTCTACCTGAAGAGTATGGCGGTGCTGGTCTAGGTATCTCGGAAGCAGCTGTCATGCTCCAGACGATTTCAGAATCAGGGGCGGGTATGAACGGAGCGTCATCGGTCCACATGAATATTTTTGGCTTGGAACCAGTTGCCAAGTTTGGCACAAAGGAGCAGAAAGAACGCTGGCTGGTCCCTCTTATCCAGGGAAAAGAACGAGCCTGTTTCGGTGTCACGGAGCCAAATACGGGACTTGACACCCTTCGTCTACAATCGTCTGCTACAAGAGACGGTGATATCTACCGCCTCAAGGGGTCCAAAATCTGGATATCTACTGCCCAGGTAGCTGAGAAAATACTCATCCTCGCCAGAACAACCCCGCTTGATCAGGTCAAGAGTCCGAGTCATGGCCTCTCGCTCTTCTACACCGACCTAGACCGCTCTGCCGTGACCGTCACCGAGATCCCCAAGATGGGTCGCTCAGCAGTTGACAGCAACACTCTTTTCTTTGAGGACTGGAAAGTCCCTGCCAGCGATATGATCGGTAAAGAGGGTGATGGGTTCAAGATGATCATGCACGGAATGAATGCCGAGCGAGTTCTTGTGGGTGCCGAGGCGCTAGGGATAGGCTATGCAGCATTACGACGCGCCAGCAACTACGTCAACGAACGTGTGGTGTTCGGCAATACAGTTGGCAAGTATCAGGGGATACAGCATCCCCTAGCCGAGTGTTGGATGAACCTCGAGAGCGCACGATTGATGATATATCTGGCCGCGCGATTGTATGATCAAGGGTATGAGGACGGTGAGTATGCAAATGCAGGGAAATATCTAGCCTCAGAGAGTGCATTCAAGGCAGCTGAGAGAGCTATTCTGTCTCATGGTGGAATGGGTTACGCAAAAGAGTACCATGTCGAGCGTTATCTCAGAGAGGCTATGCTCTCAAGGATCGCACCGATTAGTGGGGAGATGATTAAGAACTACATTGGTCAGAAGGTTCTCGGACTTCCAAAGAGCTACTAG
- a CDS encoding hypothetical protein (EggNog:ENOG41~antiSMASH:Cluster_6.1), which yields MAVNIYDSGIDEHVSVEQSGAPGELVCTKPFPSQPLAFLGKAGAKQYKASYFERYGPSVWCQGDFVQRSPATGGITMLGRSDGVLNPSGVRFGSAEIYAVIETFTEVLDSICVGQKREVDTDERVLLFVKMKPVKPLTPHLESKIRAAIRDRYSPRHVPAYIFEVDDIPYTANGKKCEINVKHAINGNKFAVAGSVANPAALKAYEKFRDLPAEGSRKGNVASKI from the exons ATGGCTGTAAATATCTACGACTCTGGGATAGATGAACACGTATCAGTGGAGCAGTCTGGTGCACCGGGAGAGCTGGTCTGTACAAAACCATTTCCAAGCCAACCACTTGCCTTCTTAGGGAAAGCTGGTGCCAAGCAATACAAGGCTTCTTACTTTGAACGTTATGGGCCGAGTGTTTGGTGCCAAGGAGACTTCGTTCAGCGGTCTCCAGCTACGGGAGGAATTACCATGCTTGGCAGATC CGACGGCGTCTTGAATCCTTCAGGGGTGCGATTCGGTTCAGCAGAGATCTACGCAGTTATAGAGACCTTCACAGAGGTCCTGGACAGTATCTGTGTTGGCCAGAAACGAGAAGTCGATACTGACGAACGGGTACTGCTGTTTGTCAAGATGAAGCCTGTCAAACCTCTAACGCCCCATCTCGAGAGTAAGATAAGAGCCGCCATCCGCGATCGGTACTCGCCGCGCCATGTACCAGCATACATCTTTGAGGTGGATGATATTCCTTATACAGCTAATGGGAAAAAATGTGAGATCAATGTGAAGCACGCGATCAACGGCAATAAGTTTGCCGTGGCCGGATCAGTGGCCAATCCGGCAGCTCTCAAGGCTTATGAGAAGTTCCGGGATCTACCAGCAGAGGGGTCTAGAAAAGGCAATGTTGCCTCCAAGATCTGA
- a CDS encoding hypothetical protein (EggNog:ENOG41~antiSMASH:Cluster_6.1) has translation MSTMSLASEDKLVNRSLPYSKHLTATLKPFIIGGASGLVATTCIHPIDVIKVRLQLAGPGGSQPTSLFSVARGIVSQGRLLDLYQGISAGYLRQLVYGTARLGFFYTFEDALKKRASAQNRDINFMERGLAGLLAGGLGSLIGTPTEVALIRMQSDGMKPRAERANYRSVFDALSRITRAEGIRGLWSGATPTVIRACSTNFGQLTFFSEAKHQLATHTDLSPHAQSLAAAAVAGTFAAVLSLPFDFVKTRMQWQNKQQGGRSMQYTGFFDCIVKVARIEGIAAFGHGFVPYFFRIAPHA, from the coding sequence ATGTCCACAATGAGCCTCGCTTCAGAGGATAAGCTTGTGAATAGATCATTACCATATAGCAAGCATCTCACCGCTACGCTGAAGCCCTTTATCATCGGTGGTGCCTCGGGACTCGTCGCTACAACATGCATTCATCCTATCGATGTAATCAAAGTGCGTCTGCAGCTTGCTGGACCAGGCGGAAGCCAACCAACGAGCTTATTCTCAGTTGCCAGGGGCATTGTGTCTCAAGGCAGGTTACTGGACTTGTACCAGGGCATATCAGCTGGCTACTTGCGGCAACTCGTTTATGGCACAGCTCGCCTGGGCTTCTTCTACACGTTTGAAGATGCGCTGAAGAAGCGAGCATCAGCACAAAATCGGGATATCAACTTCATGGAGAGAGGCTTGGCGGGACTCTTGGCTGGAGGGTTGGGATCTCTCATTGGTACTCCTACAGAAGTCGCGTTAATACGCATGCAGAGTGATGGGATGAAGCCCCGAGCCGAGCGCGCCAACTATCGCTCAGTATTTGACGCTCTATCAAGAATTACACGAGCAGAGGGCATTCGAGGACTGTGGAGTGGCGCAACTCCAACAGTCATACGAGCATGTTCGACAAACTTTGGTCAactaaccttcttctccgaAGCCAAGCATCAGCTTGCCACTCATACGGACCTATCACCGCACGCGCAGtctcttgctgctgccgcGGTTGCAGGAACTTTCGCTGCTGTTCTAAGCTTACCGTTTGACTTTGTCAAGACTAGGATGCAGTGGCAGAATAAACAACAAGGAGGACGTAGTATGCAGTATACTGGCTTTTTTGACTGCATAGTCAAGGTTGCGAGGATAGAAGGTATCGCGGCATTTGGTCACGGATTCGTACCATATTTCTTCAGGATTGCTCCCCACGCGTGA
- a CDS encoding hypothetical protein (EggNog:ENOG41~SMCOG1189:L-carnitine dehydratase/bile acid-inducible~antiSMASH:Cluster_6.1) yields MSLACWQYVEMLLIPFPRPADIGAIFQAPFCTQILADYGADVIKVETVGTGDDTRHWMMPGEQEKWKKSAGPMSNYFSAVNRNKRSITLDLKQLEGKEILRKLARNADVLIENFKPGTMDRLGLGYESLQKENPRLIYASISGFGTTGPYSNRGGYDPIAAAEAGLLHITGEKDGPPVRTGIGMVDMATGLYLHGAVLAAVYARERDGTGQRVETSLFETQLSLLTNVGLSWLNLGIEAQRWGCQHPSIAPYDAFQTKDAYLVCGATNDAQFETLCKLLGLENLITDDRFLTNPKRVENRHLLGPIFNEIFLTRTTREWVSVFEKTGLPFGPINNMERAFEHPQAVARDMIANVKMEAVESGELRLIGPAVKFSRSRTNLRRAPPRLGEHTSELLDELGIEKQQAAELEKRGVI; encoded by the exons ATGTCTCTCGCGTGTTGGCAGTATGTGGAGATGCTTCTTATTCCGTTCCCGAGACCGGCTGACATTGGTGCAATATTTCAGGCTCCGTTCTGCACACAAATTCTTGCAGATTATGGTGCCGATGTCATCAAAGTTGAGACTGTTGGTACAGGG GATGATACAAGACATTGGATGATGCCAGGGGAGCAAGAGAAATGGAAAAAGTCGGCCGGTCCCATGTCGAACTATTTCTCTGCGGTAAACCGCAATAAGCGCTCCATTACACTTGATCTAAAGCAGCTTGAGGGAAAAGAGATCCTCAGAAAGCTTGCAAGAAATGCAGATGTCTT AATTGAGAACTTCAAACCTGGCACTATGGACCGCCTTGGCTTGGGATATGAAAGCCTGCAAAAGGAGAACCCGAGGCTGATATATGCCAGTATTTCAG GGTTTGGAACCACTGGTCCTTACTCCAACCGAGGAGGATACGATCcgatagcagcagcagaagcaggcCTTCTTCACATCACTGGGGAAAAAGACGGTCCTCCTGTGCGCACAGGAATCGGCATGGTCGACATGGCGACGGGCCTGTATCTCCATGGCGCAGTACTTGCGGCTGTCTACGCTCGTGAGCGCGACGGGACGGGCCAAAGAGTGGAAACGTCACTATTCGAAACTCAGCTCAGCCTACTGACCAACGTTGGTCTTTCCTGGCTGAACTTGGGCATCGAGGCACAGCGTTGGGGTTGTCAACATCCTAGTATCGCCCCCTACGATGCTTTTCAGACTAAAGACGCATATCTTGTCTGTGGGGCTACTAACGACGCCCAATTCGAAACCCTTTGCAAGCTCCTGGGTCTTGAAAATCTTATCACAGATGACCGCTTCCTGACAAACCCCAAGCGGGTAGAGAATCGTCATCTACTGGGTCCAATCTTCAATGAGATTTTCCTGACTCGAACGACGAGGGAGTGGGTGTCGGTCTTCGAAAAGACGGGTCTTCCTTTTGGCCCAATTAATAATATGGAGCGGGCATTTGAACATCCGCAGGCCGTAGCGCGGGACATGATTGCGAATGTGAAAATGGAGGCTGTGGAGTCTGGTGAGCTACGACTTATTGGGCCGGCGGTCAAGTTTAGTCGATCAAGGACGAACTTGAGGAGAGCACCACCTCGCCTAGGAGAGCACACGTCGGAATTGCTAGATGAGTTGGGAATAGAAAAGCAACAGGCAGCGGAGTTAGAGAAGAGGGGGGTTATCTAG